Proteins encoded together in one Cuculus canorus isolate bCucCan1 chromosome W, bCucCan1.pri, whole genome shotgun sequence window:
- the LOC128850213 gene encoding uncharacterized protein LOC128850213 yields MQPLELRFGGKEIWHEFLYMPDCPISLLGRDLLSKLNARIVFENGELIMQVPESKSGQILVLKENPKVQIPREVEEAVIPTVWETDIPGKSKMAQPIVVELKEGKKPVRIKQYPIKLEARYGIVKIIEKFLKFGILEECESEYNTPIFPVKKPNGEYRLVQDLRAINEITKDIHPVVANPYTLLTSVKEKYKWFTVIDLKDAFFCIPLDKDSRKFFAFEWENPHNGRKMQLTWTRLPQGFKNSPTLFGNQLAKELESWTMQEKFQVPWSQYLLLQYVDDILIATEHKSVCIQVTIGILNQLGLNGYKVSKEKAQIACTTVLYLGCEITQGQRRLGMDRIRAICAIPEPQNLHELRTFLGMAGWCRLWILDYGLIAKPLYEAQKSPTFIWEGPQREAFKKLKEALTKAPALGLPDLTKDFQLFVHERQRLALGVLTQKLGSWKRPVGYFSKQLDPVSAGWPSCLRAVAATVTLIQEARKLTLGKRIEVYVPHMVLTVLEQKGGYWLSPSRMMKYQAVLTEQDDVSLKTTNLLNPAAFLGVPMEDGPLEHDCVEVIEHTHATRADLKDTPLEQPDQELFTDGSSYVENGTRYAGYAVTTQNRVIKAEALPVGTSAQRAEIIALTRALELSRDQRVNIWTDSKYAFGVVHIHGALWKERGLLSSQGTNIKYQKEILNLITAVQLPKQVAIMHCKAHQGGDSKIAEGNALADRTARRIARQVSNMMALIPMKVSPLQNYLTQKPKYSEEDEKLARLLKAQLGSDGWYLTATGQVIVPTTIMRTVLQTEHQKCHWGAEALVAYLKRSIISTRMLTMARSINSKCEICLRNNPVVRKGIEMGHIRVGMEPGDYWQIDFVELPKSQGYRYLLVGVDTFSGWPEACPCRTNQAKETVKWLLREIIPRFGVPLGLSSDRGPHFVATIVQEVSRMLGISWNLHTPWRPQSSGQVEKMNQTIKRQISKICQEAKIQWPQALPIALLRIRIKPRSGMTVSPYKILFGKPYEALQPNPNVHIKGNQDVYNYVLSLSRTLTRLRSALIWNRPLSLENPVHEIEPGDQVYVRDWNEEPLKERWNGPYLVLLTTFTAVKVKGIDSWIHYTRVKKVPRNWEVETLGPTKLRLKSR; encoded by the coding sequence ATGCAACCCCTAGAATTACGATTTGggggaaaggaaatatggcatgaatttttgtatatgcctgattgtccaatctccctgctggGACGGGATTTGTTATCGAAATTAAATGCGAGAATTGTCTTTGAGAATGGAGAATTGattatgcaagttccagaatcaaagtcaggacagatactagtgttgaaggaaaatccaaaagttcAAATACCCAGAGAAgtagaagaggcagtgatcccTACAGTATGGGAAACTGATATACCAGGGAAATCGAAAATGGCTCAACCGATAGTAGTAgaattgaaggaaggaaagaaaccagtgcgaataaaacaatatcccatCAAATTAGAGGCCCGATATGGgatagtgaaaattattgaaaaatttttaaaatttggaatattagaagaatgtgaatcagaatataataccccaATTTTcccagtaaagaaaccaaatggagaatatagATTGGTACAGGACTTAagggctattaatgaaatcacgaAAGATATACACCCGGTAGTAGCTAACCCAtacacattgttaacatctgtgaaggagaaatacaaatggtttacagtaattgatttaaaagatgccttcttctgtattcctctcgacaaagatagtaggaaattcttcgcttttgaatgggagaacCCGCACAATGGACGAAAAATGCAGTTAACATGGACAAGGCTTCCACAGGGATTCAAGAACAGTCCAACGctttttgggaaccagctggcaaaagaattggaatcatGGACAATGCAGGAGAAATTTCAGGTACCATGGTCACAATATCTTCTGCTACAATATgtggatgatattttaattgcaacagaACACAAATCAGTATGTATCCAGGTGACAATTGGAATTTTGAACCAATTAGGCCTTAACGGGTACAAAGtctcaaaagagaaagctcaaattGCCTGCACAACTGTATTATATTTGGGTTGTGAAATAACACAGGGACAACGACGACTAGGAATGGATCGTATTAGAGCAATCTGTGcgattccagagcctcaaaattTACATGAATTAAGGACATTCTTGGGTATGGCAGGCTGGTGTAGGTTATGGATACTGGATTATGGACTTATAGCAAAACCTCTGTATGAGGCACAGAAGTCACCAACTTTCATCTGGGAAGGACCTCAGAGGGAGgcctttaagaaattaaaagaagccctGACTAAGGCACCAGCATTAGGCCTGCCAGATTTGACTAAGGACTTCCAGTTGTTTGTCCACGAAAGGCAACGGCTGGCACTAGGGGTCTTGACACAGAAGTTAGGAAGCTGGAAACGACCAGTAGGGTACTTTTCTAAACAATTAGACCCTGTGAGTGCTGGCTGGCCATCATGTTTGAGAGCGGTAGCGGCAACGGTGACCCTGatacaagaagccagaaaacTGACTTTGGGGAAGCGTATTGAGGTATATGTGCCTCATATGGTGTTAACAGTCCTAGAACAAAAAGGGGGGTATTGGCTTTCCCCTAGCAGGATGATGAAATACCAGGCAGTACTGACTGAACAAGATGATGtaagtttaaaaacaactaatttGTTAAATCCAGCAGCCTTCTTAGGAGTACCCATGGAAGACGGCCCTTTGGAACATGACTGTGTGGAAGTTATCGAACACACTCATGCAACAAGGGCTGACTTAAAGGATACCccacttgaacagcctgatcaagaactttttacagatggaagtagtTATGTAGAAAACGGGACACGATATGCCGGATATGCGGTAACCACACAAAATAgggtaataaaagcagaggctcttcctgtaggaacttcagcacagcgagcagaaataatagctctcaCGAGAGCCTTGGAATTGAGCAGGGATCAACGAGTAAATATATGGACggactcaaaatatgcatttggagtgGTTCATATACACGGAGCACTATGGAAAGAACGAGGACTCCTATCTTCACAAGGTACgaatataaaataccaaaaagaaattctgaatttgataactGCTGTACAGTTACCCAAACAGGTGGCGATCATGCACTGTAAGGCACATCAAGGAGGAgattccaaaatagctgaagggaATGCGTTAGCAGACCGGACAGCTCGACGGATTGCACGACAGGTATCAAATATGATGGCCTTAATACCCATGAAGGTaagccctttacaaaattatttaacacaGAAGCCGAAGTACTCGGAGGAGGACGAGAAATTAGCCAGATTACTGAAGGCCCAGTTGGGTTCAGATGGATGGTACCTAACTGCAACCGGACAAGTAATTGTACCAACAACTATTATGCGGACAGTTTTGCAAACggaacatcagaaatgtcactggggagcagaagctttagtggcATATCTAAAGCGCAGCATAATCTCAACACGGATGTTAACAATGGCAAGGtcaataaattcaaaatgtgaaatctgtttgaggAACAATCCGGTGGttaggaaaggaatagaaatgggaCATATCAGAGTAGGTATGGAACCGGGTGATTATTGGCAAattgattttgtagaattacCTAAAAGTCAAGGATACAGATATTTGTTAGTTGGGGTTGACACCTTTTCTGGATGGCCGGAAGCCTGTCCTTGTCGCACCAACCAAGCtaaggagacagtgaaatggctgctgcgggagattattccaagatTTGGGGTACCCCTAGGCCTATCTTCAGATAGGGGACCGCACTTCGTAGCAACTATAGTTCAAGAGGTAAGCAGAATGCTAGGAATCTCTTGGAATCTCCACACACCGTGGAGACCACAGTCAAGCGGgcaagtagaaaagatgaatcagacaatTAAGCGGCAgatcagtaaaatatgtcaggaggcTAAAATTCAATGGCCACAGGCGTTACCAATAGCACTCCTAAGGATAAGAATTAAGCCAAGGAGTGGGATGACAGTAAGCCCTTATAAAATCCTTTTTGGGAAACCATATGAGGCGCTGCAACCAAATCCAAATGTGCATATAAAAGGGAATCAAGATGTATATAACTATGTACTGTCTCTCAGTAGAACTCTGACGCGACTACGAAGTGCCCTGATCTGGAACCGTCCGTTATCATTAGAAAATCCAGTACATGAAATTGAACCAGGAGACCAGGTCTACGTCCGAGATTGGAATGAAGAACCACTGAAAGAACGGTGGAATGGACCATACTTGGTACTACTAACAACATTTACCGCGgtaaaagtaaaaggaatagACTCTTGGATTCATTATACCCGAGTGAAAAAGGTTCCTAGAAATTGGGAAGTAGAAACTCTTGGACCAAcaaaactgagactgaaaagcagataa